ATGAAAATTAAAATTGAGTTTAAATATTTATATATATTTATAATTTTATCTACTCTGCTCAGTGGTTGTGGAAGTGGAGGAGGAGGTTCATCCTCAAATAATAGCAATAATATTACTGTTCCACCAAAGATAGAAATGAATTTTAAAAAATCAGATACTGTGGTAGGTGTCATAGATACTTCTTTTTCATATTTTGATGAATTTAAAGATCCATCAGGTAACTATAGAATATTCATTGATGATAGTTTTGATGCTGATCCTCAGAAAAAATTAAATAATACATACACACATGGTGAATTAGTATCTCTTCTTATAGGAGGGAATAAAACTGGTGTAAGTGATAAAATAGGAATTTATGCTATTCCTGCTTATTTAACTGAAGGAGGTAAGATAAAATTTCAGGCAAGTATGTATGAAAAAATGTATCAGGCAGGAGTGAGGATATTTAGTCAGTCTTTTGGAAACCCTTCATATGGAATAACTAAAGAAAATTATCCAGTAGCTTCTGGAATTGTTGATTTTTATGTAAATAAGGCTTCAACAGATTCACTGTTTATTTTTGCTGCTGGAAACACTGGAGATTTTAATCCAACAGCAGAAGCACTTCTGCCAAAATTTTATCCTAAGGCTGAAAAAGGATGGTTGGCAGTAGTTGGACTAGATCCTTCAACTGGAAAGATTCATAGAGATTCCAGTAGAGCTGGAGAAGCTATGAACTGGACTATTACTGCAAGTTTTGTGGCTGAGGCAGATAAGGTTTACAATGGGATAAACTATCATACTACAGCTTTTGGAACTTCTTTTTCTGCTCCTGTAGTAGCTGGGGCAGCTGGAGCCATACAGGTAAAATATCCATGGATGTCAAGAGATCTCATCAGACAATCTCTTCTAACTACAGCAACTGATCTTGGAGATGTTGGAGTAGATAATGTCTATGGGTGGGGATATCTTAATTTGGAAAAAGCGTTAAAAGGTCCTGCTGTGTTTGATAAAAGACTTACTTTTGATAATGATGGAAATCGTATTGATAATGTAATTATTGATATGAATGGATATCCTACTTCTTCTGAAAATATTGCAAATTATACTTTTGCAAATGATATATCAGGAGATGCAGGTGTAATAAAAAAAGGAACAGGTACATTATGGTTTACAGGAAATAATACATATTCTGGTCAAACTACTATACAAGATGGAGCTCTTGTTATTACAAATAATTTAAATTCAAATGTAGTACTAGAAAATAATGGAATATTAAGAGCTGTTGGAGTTGTTTCTCCTTTAGGAATAACTGAAAGGGTAGTAACTATTAATGGGAATATAAAGAATAACTCTACCTCGACAGAAGGACTTAGTATATCTTATGGAGGATTGAAAATTAATGGAGATTATACAGGAAATAATAATAGCTCAATTAGTATAGATATTACTTCAAATTTAGAAGTTACAGGAACTTTTGATAATGGAAATGGAAAAATAAATGTAACTTATGGAACTAAAAGCATTCCAATATCAAATATATATATGACAAAAGATATTGTTACAGCTGAGCTTATTAAAAATACTATTCCTGAAAATATAAATACAGTTCCCATCAACAACTATTTTGATTTTCAGAATATAACAGTAACAGATAATAAAATAAGTTTGGATTATAAAAGAAATTCTACTGAATATGTAGTGAAATCATTAGGAATGACATCTCATTCTGCTGTAAATACAGCTTTAAATTTGGAAAATTCTTTTACAGTTGCAGAAAAAAATGATTCTTTTTTAAAAGCAGCTTCTGGTATATTAGCCACTCCTAATGCTCTCCTTCCTCGGACTATAGATTCTCTTTCTGCCGAAATATATGCTTCTTCTCAAAATTTAATATTTAAACAATTAAAAGAAATGAACAGGGATCTTTCTAATAGAGTGGCGCTTGTTTCAGAAAATAGAAATGATAATTTAAATGGAATATGGTTTAATGGAATAGGAACAAAAGGAAAACTTTATCAAAAGGGTTATGCTGGGGCAGATACTAAACTATATGGTGGACAGGTAGGAATAGACAGATATTTTTCAGATAAACTTTTGCTGGGAGCTGTTATATCTGCTTCAAAAGCTGAAGCTGATTTTGATAAATATGCTGGTAAAGCTGAAAATACAAATGTTATGCTGTCTGGATATGGATTATATGAATTTAATAAAAATTTCTATACTTTAGGAAGAGTAGGGATAGGCTATACGAAAAGTGATGTAGAAAGAGATATATGGATAAATGAGAACAGTATTCATTTAAGTACAGATTATGATAATGTTCTATATTCTTTATATAGTGAATTGGGATATAAATTCTCTATAAATAAAAATATTAAAGTAAGCCCTTATGTTGGACTGATGTATGACTATGTAAGAAGAGGAAGCTTTAAAGAAGATTCAAATAGTATTTATGGAATAGAAACTGGTAGAAAAAATTATGAACAATTTTCTGGAGTAGCAGGTATAAGAACTGATTTTAAATTTGATAGATATAAATTTTATGGAGGAGTAACTCAAGTAGTTTCTTTTTCTGAAGACAAATTAGATTTTAAAGCTAAATATGTAGGAGATATAAGCGGGAATGGCTATAATATAACAGGTATAAAATTGAATAAAAATACTACATGGATAAATTTAGGTATTGAAGCAAAAATAAATGAAAGTACATCTATAAATATATCATATGATATATCAGTAGAAAGAGCAAAGATTTCAGATAATATGGTATCATTAGGATATAAGTTTAGATTTTAAAAATTAGTTGTAAGTCGAAATTCATAAATAAATAAAAAGGAGGAATTTACCTCCTTTTTGTATTATGAGTAATTTTAATTTATTATTTTTTATGGTTTTAAAATAAATTCTATTAGCCAACAAAAACTTTATATAAAATTATATTTTTGTTAATATATATCTTAGAATGTATATCCCATATAGATTTCAAATAATGGAGAAGAGGAATCCAAATCATTAGATACCATTAAAGAAATAGGACCAAGGAATGTATCCCAGCCGATTCCACCACCATAACCATGATATCTTCTATCTCCAATGTCATAAGATTTCTGAAATGATAATCTATCAGATGAATAAGTCATCATATTATATTTTCCCACAAGGTAGAATGTATCTGTAAGTCTATATTGAATACCACTACGAATCATATAAAATTCATCTGTATATCTTCCCATCATAGGTAAACCTATAAATGAAAAAGATAAATCATTATCCCTCAATCCACCTAGTTTGAAAAGACTGCTGTTAGGAATATTTTCACCTGCTGTTTTTCCACCAGATATACCTAAGTTCATAGAGAATTTTTCAGTTACAGGAAGATAGAAATCACTAGAGAACATGAAGCCGTTATAATTTATATCTTTTCCTGTTATTCCTTGTGTATTGAAACCTTCAAAACGTAAAACGTTTCCCTTTGATGGGAAATTTTTTTTATTAAGAGTATCAATATAGAGATATATACCAGTAGAAACAGTTTGATAACTTTCATGGAAATCTCTATATGCTCTACTTCCACTAGAATATTTATTATCTGTATCTTGGTATCCTAGAGTTAATCCTGTAACAACATTATTTGATATTGCTGTACCAAGAGATAAAGTAGTTTTAAAAGTATTTGAATCATATGTTGAAACTTTATTTCCATCATTAAAAATAAACAATGGGTCAACTTCATAACCTATACTTGCAGCAGTTAAAATTTTAATTCTTCCTAATTCATAAAATGAGAGATTATTGAGAGCTATTTTAGGATAACTTGATGCTTCAGCTTTTATAGTATAGTTTCTAGTCCATAATCCAAAGTTTGGAATAGTTGCAGATATATTCATAGAACCACCATAATTAGAAGCATAATTAAGTGAAGCATTGATATTTATTCCATCTTTTTCTTTTACTTTGAATATGATAGTATCTCCATCTATTTCATAAAAGGCTCTTTCTATATAGCTTACAGAATAAATTCTTTTTGTCCAGTCATTTAAATCAGCTCTGCTAAATTGCTTGTTATTAACATTTGGCATAAGATTTTTAACTTTTTTTTCAGTAAGAATTTCATTTCCAACAAGTTTTATATTTTTTATCAGTATTGGCTTTTCTTTAAGACTTTTTTCTTTGATTTTTTTAAACTCTTCAGGATAACTTAAATTTTCCAATATATATCCATATTTTTCAGCAGCTTTTTCTCCTTCATCAACAAGTCCTGAAAGGTTACTGAAATCAATTGTATCATGGTCTTTTACATCTGGAACTATTAAAATATCGGCCAGTCTTTTATGTAGTTCTACTTTTCTATTTCCATTATATGTAGCAAGTTTATCTAAAATAGTTATAAGATTTGATTTTTCATTTATTTTAGAAGCTTCAGCAGAGATATCAACAGCTATAATTATATCAGCTCCTAATGAAAGAGCCACATCTATAGGGAAATTATTAACAACTCCTCCATCTACATAAAATTTTCCATTATCTTCTACTGGTTCAAGAAAACTAGGTATAGCCATACTTTTAAATGTAGCAAGAGCAAGATCACCATCTCTCAAAACTACTTCTTTTCCAGTCTGCAAATCAGTAGTAACAGCTCTATATTGAATAGGAAGTTCATTAAAATTTTTGATATTTTCAGCTCTGTTGAATATTTCTTTTAATTGTAAATAAATATTTTCTCCATTTAAAAATCCCATAGGGAATGATAATTTAAGATTTTTATCTATACTGACAGTAAAAGGATATTTATCATTTTCTATTTTATCTTCTATATTTTTTAAATTTCTATCCTTTGAATTTGTAAGGAGTGAAGTAAATTTAAGATTAAGTATGGTTTTTTCTATCTCATCTGGAGAATATCCAATAGAATACATTCCACCAACTATACTTCCCACACTTGTTCCTATTATTATATCTACAGGAATCTGATATTTTTCGAGAACTTTAAGAACTCCAACATGGGCAGCTCCTTTTGCACCTCCACCACTTAAGACGAGGGCTATTTTAGGTCTACTTTCAGAAACAGGAGCTTTATCTGCAATATGAGTATCTGTACTTTCAATTTTTTCTTTTAAAAGCTCCAAATGAGCTTGCTGCATCTTCAATTCTTCTATAGCTTTATTGATGGCATCTACTTTAGAGGCTTTAGACTGAACTCCATCAGAAAATGAGAAAGAAAACATCAGAATAAATAAATGAAGAATTAAGATTTTTTTTGCCATAGTAATGCATCTCCCTGAGTAAAGTTATTAACATATAATTCTATCATAAAATTATGAAAGGAGTAAGAAAAACTTTTGTAAATACTTTGACCTTTACAATAAATCGGGAATATGTTAAGATTTTAGATGGAAAATATATGGAAGAAATTAGGAGAGATAGAAATGGCACTTCTGCAGGTAAATAATTTATTTATGGGATTTACAGGGGAAACTTTGTTTAAGAATATAAGCTTTTCAATAGATGAAAAGGACAAAATAGGAATGATAGGAGTGAATGGAGCAGGGAAAAGTACTCTTATTAAAATACTTTTGGGTTTGGAATATGATGAGGTTGATCCTGAAACAAATCAAAGGGGAACAATATCAAAAAAAGGTGGATTAAAAATAGGATATCTTTCACAGCATCCTAATCTTAATCCAGATAATACTGTTTTTGAAGAATTGATGACAGTTTTTTCTAATGTTCAGAATGATTACCATAGAATACAAGAATTAAATGTTATATTGGCAGAAAATCTTGATGATTTTGATAAAACAATGGAAGAACTAGGTACTATCACAGCAAGGTATGAGCAAAATGAGGGATATGCAATAGAATATAAGGTAAAGCAGATATTGAATGGACTTAGTTTGGCAGAATCTTTATGGAATTCAAAAATAAGTGATTTGTCTGGAGGGCAGCTTTCAAGGGTAGCATTAGGAAAAATTCTTTTGGAAGAACCTGAGCTTTTGATACTAGATGAACCTACTAACCACTTGGATTTAAATGCTATTGAGTGGTTGGAGAAAATATTAAAAGACTATAAGAAAGCTTTTATTCTTATTTCACATGATGTTTATTTTTTAGATAATGTAGTAAATAGAATATTTGAAATAGAAGGAAAAACTTTAAAGACATATAATGGAAACTATACAGATTTCACTATTCAGAAGGAGGCTTATTTGTCAGGAGCTGTAAAAGCTTTTGATAAAGAACAGGATAAGCTGAGAAAGATGGAGGAATTTATTAGAAGGTATAAAGCAGGAGTAAAATCCAAACAGGCAAGAGGAAGAGAAAAGATACTTAACAGAATGGAAAAAATGGAAAATCCTGTTATTACAACTAAAAAAATAAAACTTAAGTTTGAAACTGATACTACAAGTGTAGATTTAGTATTGAGAATAAAAGATTTAGCAAAATCTTTTGATGGGAAAGAAATATTCTCTAATTTAAATCTTGATATATATAGAGGAGATAGAATTGGAGTAATTGGAAAAATGGTGTGGGAAAATCTACTTTGTTAAAAATAATAAATGGTATGGAAAAACAGAGTAAGGGAGAATTTAAAATAGGGGATAGGGTAAAAATTGGTTATTATGATCAAAACCATCAAGGATTGGACCCTAAGAAAACTGTTTTGGAAGAGCTTATGTATCATTTTGTATTAAGTGAAGAAGAAGCAAGAAATATATGTGGAGGATTTCTTTTTACAGAAGATGATGTGTATAAAGAAATATCTAGTTTAAGTGGAGGAGAAAAAGCAAGAGTGGCATTTATGAAGCTTATGCTAGAAAAACCTAATTTTTTGATACTAGATGAGCCTACTAACCATTTGGATATATATTCAAGAGAGATATTGTCTGAATCTCTTGAAGATTATACAGGAACAATATTAGTAGTATCACATGATAGAAATTTTTTAGATTGTGTTGTTAATAATATATATGAAGTAAAAAAAGATGGAGCAGAACTTTTTAAAGGGGATTATAATTCTTATTTAAATCAAAGAGAAGAAGTGAAAGAAAAGGATACTAAGGCTTCTCTTAATTTTGAAGAGCAGAAAAGAAATAAAAATAGAATATCATCTCTTGAAAAGAAAATATTAAAAGCTGAGGCAGATGTAGAAAAACTTGAAGAAAAAAATCTGCAAAAGAAGAAGAGTATAATAAAGCAGGAATAGAAAATAATGTAGATAAGCTCATAGAAATTCAAAAAGAACTGGAAGAATTAGACATGGAGATACTTTCATTAATGGAAGAATGGGAAGAATTGGAAAATGAATTAAAAACTTTAAAAAATACTTTCTAAATTTGATAAAGTATGATATAATTGTAAAGATTTATAAATATAACCTTAGCTTTATATTGACTTTTTGAAACAAAGTGATTATAATATTTAAGTTATAATATATAAAATTATTTTAAATTAATAGGAAGGAGGGTAAAATGCCTACTTTAAGTCAATTAGTAAAAAATGGAAGAGACACTTTACTAGAAAAGAAAAAATCACCAGCATTACAAGGAAACCCACAAAGAAGAGGAGTTTGTGTAAGAGTTTATACAACTACACCTAAAAAGCCAAACTCAGCTTTAAGAAAGGTTGCCAGAGTAAAATTAACTAATGGAATCGAAGTTACTTGCTACATTCCAGGAGAAGGACACAATTTACAAGAACACTCAATCGTACTTGTAAGAGGTGGAAGAACAAAAGACTTACCAGGGGTTAGATACAAAGTTATTAGAGGAGCTTTGGATACAGCTGGAGTTGCAAAAAGAAAACAATCAAGATCTAAATATGGAGCTAAAAAAGCGTAATTATAGGGAGGTGAACAGTTAAAAATGTCAAGAAGAAGAGCAGCAATAAAAAGAGATGTACTACCTGATTCTAGATACTCAGATAAAGTAGTTACTAAAGTTATCAATTCAATTATGTTAGATGGGAAGAAAGCTATCGCTGAAGGAATATTCTACTCAGCTATGGATTTAATAAAAGAGAAAACTGGTCAAGAGGGGTATGACGTATTTAAACAAGCATTAGAAAATATCAAACCTCAAATCGAAGTTAGATCAAGAAGAATCGGAGGAGCTACATACCAAGTTCCAGTTGAAGTAAGAGTTGAAAGACAACAAACTTTAGCAATTAGATGGTTAACACTTTATACAAGACAAAGAAAAGAATATGGTATGATCGAAAAATTAGCAGCAGAATTAATCGCAGCAGCTAATAATGATGGAGCAACTATAAAGAAAAAGAAGATACTTATAAAATGGCAGAAGCAAATAGAGCTTTCGCACATTATAAAATCTAGTTTTTATAGACGGCAGAGGTTAACTTTATTCATTTTTTTGAGGAGGAAATACTTAATGGCTAGGAAAGTTTCTTTAGATATGACTAGAAACGTTGGAATTATGGCTCATATCGATGCAGGAAAAACTACTACTACTGAAAGAATCCTATTCTATACAGGAGTAGAGCATAAGCTAGGAGAAGTTCATGAAGGTGGAGCTACAATGGACTGGATGGAACAAGAGCAAGAAAGAGGTATCACTATCACTTCTGCTGCAACAACTTGTTTCTGGAGAGAACATAGAATAAATATAATAGACACACCAGGACACGTGGACTTTACAGTTGAGGTTGAAAGATCTCTAAGAGTTTTAGATGGAGCAGTTGCAGTGTTCTCAGCAGTTGATGGGGTGCAACCTCAATCAGAAACTGTTTGGAGACAAGCTGATAAATATCAAGTACCAAGAATCGCATTCTTTAACAAAATGGATAGAATTGGTGCTGACTTCAATATGTGTGTTGGAGATATTAAAGATAAATTAGGATCAAATCCTGTACCTATTCAATTACCAATTGGTGCAGAAGATTACTTTGAAGGAGTAATTGACCTAATCACTATGAAAGAAATTATCTGGCCTGTTGATTCAGATAATGGACAAAATTTGAAGTAAAAGAAATTAGAGCAGAATTAGCTGAAAAAGCTGAAGATGCAAGACAATTCATGTTAGAATCAGTTGTTGAAACAAGTGATGAATTAATGGAAAAATTCTTTGGTGGAGAAGAAATCACTGAAGCAGAAATTAAGGGAGCTCTTAGAAAAGCAACTATTGCTAATATGATTGTTCCAGTAACTTGTGGAACAGCATTTAAAAACAAAGGAATACAAGCATTACTTGATGCTATTGTTGATTATATGCCAGCACCTACAGACGTTGCAATGGTAAAAGGAACTGATATGAAAGATTCTTCTATTGAAATAGAAAGAGAAATGTCAGATGAGGCTCCATTTGCAGCTCTAGCATTTAAAGTTATGACAGACCCATTTGTTGGAAAATTAACATTCTTCAGAGTTTACTCTGGTATTGTAGAAAAAGGAACTTATGTTTTAAACTCTACAAAGGGTAAGAAAGAGAGAATGGGAAGAATACTTCAAATGCATGCTAATAAAAGAGAAGAAATTGAAGCAGTTTACTGTGGAGATATCGCAGCAGCAGTAGGATTGAAAGAAACTACTACTGGAGATACTCTTTGTGCAGAAAATGCTCCAATAGTTCTTGAAAAAATGGAATTCCCAGATCCAGTTATCTCAGTTGCTGTTGAACCAAAAACAAAAGCTGACCAAGAAAAAATGGGAATTGCTTTATCAAAACTTGCTGAGGAAGATCCTACTTTCAAAGTTAAGTCTGATGAAGAAACTGGACAAACAATCATTTCAGGAATGGGAGAACTTCACCTTGAAATTATTGTTGACAGAATGAAAAGAGAATTCAAAGTTGAATCTACAGTAGGAAA
Above is a window of Fusobacterium varium DNA encoding:
- the fusA_1 gene encoding Elongation factor G, which encodes MSRRRAAIKRDVLPDSRYSDKVVTKVINSIMLDGKKAIAEGIFYSAMDLIKEKTGQEGYDVFKQALENIKPQIEVRSRRIGGATYQVPVEVRVERQQTLAIRWLTLYTRQRKEYGMIEKLAAELIAAANNDGATIKKKKILIKWQKQIELSHIIKSSFYRRQRLTLFIFLRRKYLMARKVSLDMTRNVGIMAHIDAGKTTTTERILFYTGVEHKLGEVHEGGATMDWMEQEQERGITITSAATTCFWREHRINIIDTPGHVDFTVEVERSLRVLDGAVAVFSAVDGVQPQSETVWRQADKYQVPRIAFFNKMDRIGADFNMCVGDIKDKLGSNPVPIQLPIGAEDYFEGVIDLITMKEIIWPVDSDNGQNLK
- the fusA_2 gene encoding Vegetative protein 19; the protein is MLESVVETSDELMEKFFGGEEITEAEIKGALRKATIANMIVPVTCGTAFKNKGIQALLDAIVDYMPAPTDVAMVKGTDMKDSSIEIEREMSDEAPFAALAFKVMTDPFVGKLTFFRVYSGIVEKGTYVLNSTKGKKERMGRILQMHANKREEIEAVYCGDIAAAVGLKETTTGDTLCAENAPIVLEKMEFPDPVISVAVEPKTKADQEKMGIALSKLAEEDPTFKVKSDEETGQTIISGMGELHLEIIVDRMKREFKVESTVGKPQVAYRETILGTTDQEVKYAKQSGGKGQYGHVKIILEPNPGKGFEFVNKITGGVIPREYIPAVEKGSREALESGVVAGYPVVDVKVTLYDGSYHEVDSSEMAFKLAGSMAVKQAAAKSNPIILEPVFKVEVTTPEEYMGDIIGDLNSRRGMIGGMTDRNGAKIIDAKVPLSEMFGYATDLRSKSQGRATYSMEFAEYIQVPASIQKGIQEERGK
- a CDS encoding Uncharacterized ABC transporter ATP-binding protein HI_0658; the protein is MGKSTLLKIINGMEKQSKGEFKIGDRVKIGYYDQNHQGLDPKKTVLEELMYHFVLSEEEARNICGGFLFTEDDVYKEISSLSGGEKARVAFMKLMLEKPNFLILDEPTNHLDIYSREILSESLEDYTGTILVVSHDRNFLDCVVNNIYEVKKDGAELFKGDYNSYLNQREEVKEKDTKASLNFEEQKRNKNRISSLEKKILKAEADVEKLEEKNLQKKKSIIKQE
- the rssA_1 gene encoding NTE family protein rssA — translated: MAKKILILHLFILMFSFSFSDGVQSKASKVDAINKAIEELKMQQAHLELLKEKIESTDTHIADKAPVSESRPKIALVLSGGGAKGAAHVGVLKVLEKYQIPVDIIIGTSVGSIVGGMYSIGYSPDEIEKTILNLKFTSLLTNSKDRNLKNIEDKIENDKYPFTVSIDKNLKLSFPMGFLNGENIYLQLKEIFNRAENIKNFNELPIQYRAVTTDLQTGKEVVLRDGDLALATFKSMAIPSFLEPVEDNGKFYVDGGVVNNFPIDVALSLGADIIIAVDISAEASKINEKSNLITILDKLATYNGNRKVELHKRLADILIVPDVKDHDTIDFSNLSGLVDEGEKAAEKYGYILENLSYPEEFKKIKEKSLKEKPILIKNIKLVGNEILTEKKVKNLMPNVNNKQFSRADLNDWTKRIYSVSYIERAFYEIDGDTIIFKVKEKDGININASLNYASNYGGSMNISATIPNFGLWTRNYTIKAEASSYPKIALNNLSFYELGRIKILTAASIGYEVDPLFIFNDGNKVSTYDSNTFKTTLSLGTAISNNVVTGLTLGYQDTDNKYSSGSRAYRDFHESYQTVSTGIYLYIDTLNKKNFPSKGNVLRFEGFNTQGITGKDINYNGFMFSSDFYLPVTEKFSMNLGISGGKTAGENIPNSSLFKLGGLRDNDLSFSFIGLPMMGRYTDEFYMIRSGIQYRLTDTFYLVGKYNMMTYSSDRLSFQKSYDIGDRRYHGYGGGIGWDTFLGPISLMVSNDLDSSSPLFEIYMGYTF
- a CDS encoding Extracellular serine protease precursor, with translation MKIKIEFKYLYIFIILSTLLSGCGSGGGGSSSNNSNNITVPPKIEMNFKKSDTVVGVIDTSFSYFDEFKDPSGNYRIFIDDSFDADPQKKLNNTYTHGELVSLLIGGNKTGVSDKIGIYAIPAYLTEGGKIKFQASMYEKMYQAGVRIFSQSFGNPSYGITKENYPVASGIVDFYVNKASTDSLFIFAAGNTGDFNPTAEALLPKFYPKAEKGWLAVVGLDPSTGKIHRDSSRAGEAMNWTITASFVAEADKVYNGINYHTTAFGTSFSAPVVAGAAGAIQVKYPWMSRDLIRQSLLTTATDLGDVGVDNVYGWGYLNLEKALKGPAVFDKRLTFDNDGNRIDNVIIDMNGYPTSSENIANYTFANDISGDAGVIKKGTGTLWFTGNNTYSGQTTIQDGALVITNNLNSNVVLENNGILRAVGVVSPLGITERVVTINGNIKNNSTSTEGLSISYGGLKINGDYTGNNNSSISIDITSNLEVTGTFDNGNGKINVTYGTKSIPISNIYMTKDIVTAELIKNTIPENINTVPINNYFDFQNITVTDNKISLDYKRNSTEYVVKSLGMTSHSAVNTALNLENSFTVAEKNDSFLKAASGILATPNALLPRTIDSLSAEIYASSQNLIFKQLKEMNRDLSNRVALVSENRNDNLNGIWFNGIGTKGKLYQKGYAGADTKLYGGQVGIDRYFSDKLLLGAVISASKAEADFDKYAGKAENTNVMLSGYGLYEFNKNFYTLGRVGIGYTKSDVERDIWINENSIHLSTDYDNVLYSLYSELGYKFSINKNIKVSPYVGLMYDYVRRGSFKEDSNSIYGIETGRKNYEQFSGVAGIRTDFKFDRYKFYGGVTQVVSFSEDKLDFKAKYVGDISGNGYNITGIKLNKNTTWINLGIEAKINESTSINISYDISVERAKISDNMVSLGYKFRF
- the yjjK gene encoding Uncharacterized ABC transporter ATP-binding protein YjjK — encoded protein: MALLQVNNLFMGFTGETLFKNISFSIDEKDKIGMIGVNGAGKSTLIKILLGLEYDEVDPETNQRGTISKKGGLKIGYLSQHPNLNPDNTVFEELMTVFSNVQNDYHRIQELNVILAENLDDFDKTMEELGTITARYEQNEGYAIEYKVKQILNGLSLAESLWNSKISDLSGGQLSRVALGKILLEEPELLILDEPTNHLDLNAIEWLEKILKDYKKAFILISHDVYFLDNVVNRIFEIEGKTLKTYNGNYTDFTIQKEAYLSGAVKAFDKEQDKLRKMEEFIRRYKAGVKSKQARGREKILNRMEKMENPVITTKKIKLKFETDTTSVDLVLRIKDLAKSFDGKEIFSNLNLDIYRGDRIGVIGKMVWENLLC
- the rpsL gene encoding 30S ribosomal protein S12, whose amino-acid sequence is MPTLSQLVKNGRDTLLEKKKSPALQGNPQRRGVCVRVYTTTPKKPNSALRKVARVKLTNGIEVTCYIPGEGHNLQEHSIVLVRGGRTKDLPGVRYKVIRGALDTAGVAKRKQSRSKYGAKKA